A stretch of Longimicrobium sp. DNA encodes these proteins:
- the pdhA gene encoding pyruvate dehydrogenase (acetyl-transferring) E1 component subunit alpha, which yields MPDTKTRKPVARDAGPEQGGAPEEPQEQAPKSDEERLQGLDRETLRKMMYDMLLARRFEEKAAESYALGKIGGFCHLYIGQEAVAIGAIHALRGDDYVMTAYREHVHALQKGIDPGAVMAELYGRRDGCSGGKGGSMHMFGAEQNYLGGHGIVGGQIPLALGVAWKIKYRQEDRVIQVYCGEAAVNQGAFHESLNMAALWKLPMILIVENNRFGMGTAWERAASLYDIWQKASAYAMPSAVADGMDVLDMYRVAGEAAERARRGEGPTLIEARTYRYVGHSMSDPVSGVYRTKEDVEKEKANDPITIFAQLLARNDILSQQELEEMDAEAKRVSEQSAEFAENSPEPAVDEIYKDIYAEEDVNGRLYFDMRER from the coding sequence ATGCCTGATACGAAGACACGGAAGCCCGTTGCGCGCGACGCCGGACCGGAGCAGGGCGGCGCGCCCGAGGAGCCGCAGGAGCAGGCGCCGAAGAGCGACGAGGAGCGCCTGCAGGGGCTCGACCGCGAGACGCTGCGCAAGATGATGTACGACATGCTCCTGGCCCGCCGCTTCGAGGAGAAGGCGGCCGAGAGCTACGCGCTGGGCAAGATCGGCGGGTTCTGCCACCTGTACATCGGCCAGGAGGCCGTCGCCATCGGCGCCATCCACGCGCTGCGTGGCGACGACTACGTGATGACCGCCTACCGCGAGCACGTGCACGCGCTGCAGAAGGGGATCGACCCCGGGGCGGTGATGGCCGAGCTGTACGGCCGCCGCGACGGCTGCAGCGGCGGAAAGGGCGGCTCCATGCACATGTTCGGCGCCGAGCAGAACTACCTGGGCGGCCACGGCATCGTGGGCGGCCAGATCCCGCTGGCGCTGGGCGTGGCGTGGAAGATCAAGTACCGCCAGGAAGACCGCGTCATCCAGGTGTACTGCGGCGAGGCGGCGGTGAACCAGGGCGCCTTCCACGAGTCGCTGAACATGGCGGCGCTGTGGAAGCTGCCCATGATCCTCATCGTCGAGAACAACCGCTTCGGGATGGGCACGGCGTGGGAGCGCGCCGCGTCGCTGTACGACATCTGGCAGAAGGCCAGCGCGTACGCCATGCCGAGCGCCGTGGCCGACGGGATGGACGTGCTGGACATGTACCGCGTGGCCGGCGAGGCCGCCGAGCGCGCCCGCCGCGGGGAGGGGCCCACGCTCATCGAGGCGCGCACCTACCGCTACGTGGGGCACTCCATGTCCGACCCCGTCTCCGGCGTCTACCGGACGAAGGAAGACGTGGAGAAGGAGAAGGCGAACGATCCCATCACCATCTTCGCCCAGCTCCTCGCCCGCAACGACATCCTCAGCCAGCAGGAGCTGGAGGAGATGGACGCCGAGGCCAAGCGCGTCTCCGAGCAGTCGGCCGAGTTCGCCGAGAACTCGCCCGAGCCGGCGGTCGACGAGATCTACAAGGACATCTACGCCGAAGAGGACGTGAACGGCCGGCTCTACTTCGACATGAGGGAGCGCTGA
- a CDS encoding Uma2 family endonuclease, producing MPTLDTPGAPPRPYGRLTPRQYLVRERAAEQRSEFFDGEIVAMAGASPRHAAIAQNIGSHLYFRLPGGCRVYQSDVKVQVGTGGEYAYPDVFVLCGEPRYLDRTHDVVTNPAVVFEVLSPGTEVRDRTVKAAAYRQVPSLAAYVLVSQKEPRVEMYARGPEGAWDCTIYQRLGDLVRLDAIGCDLSLAEIYRNVNPAPEA from the coding sequence ATGCCGACTCTCGACACACCCGGCGCACCGCCGCGGCCGTACGGCCGCCTGACGCCGCGCCAGTACCTGGTGCGCGAGCGCGCGGCCGAGCAGCGGAGCGAGTTCTTCGACGGCGAGATCGTGGCCATGGCCGGCGCATCGCCGCGCCATGCCGCGATCGCGCAGAACATCGGCTCGCACCTGTACTTCCGCCTGCCGGGCGGGTGCCGCGTGTACCAGTCGGACGTGAAGGTGCAGGTCGGCACGGGAGGCGAGTACGCGTATCCCGACGTGTTCGTGCTCTGCGGCGAGCCGCGCTACCTGGACCGTACGCACGACGTGGTCACCAACCCGGCGGTCGTGTTCGAGGTCCTCTCGCCCGGCACGGAGGTGCGCGACCGCACGGTGAAGGCGGCGGCGTACCGGCAGGTGCCGTCGCTGGCCGCGTACGTGCTGGTTTCGCAGAAGGAGCCGCGGGTGGAGATGTACGCCCGCGGTCCCGAAGGTGCCTGGGACTGCACCATCTACCAGCGGCTCGGTGACCTCGTGCGGCTGGACGCCATCGGATGCGACCTGTCGCTGGCCGAGATCTACCGGAACGTGAATCCCGCGCCGGAGGCGTGA